One Hyphomicrobium sp. CS1GBMeth3 DNA segment encodes these proteins:
- a CDS encoding protein-L-isoaspartate O-methyltransferase, protein MREDAVDYETQRKNMVESQVRPSDVTDRRIIRTMLDLPRERFVPEAYRSLAYMDGPVPLAAPAGHGARRALLSARTLAKLVQIANIDPDAAVLDIGAGTGYGAALLGRLAGRVVALDSDASLLGVARRVLPELGADDVTVVEGELAQGWSPESPYDAIVIEGAVEEIRPDLLDQLKDGGRLVAIVGAPAAGRATLWRRNGNTFGQASIFDATADILPSFEKARTFAF, encoded by the coding sequence ATGCGGGAGGACGCAGTGGACTACGAGACGCAGCGCAAGAACATGGTCGAATCGCAGGTGCGGCCCAGCGACGTAACCGATCGCCGGATCATTCGCACCATGCTCGATCTCCCGCGCGAACGCTTCGTTCCGGAGGCTTATCGGTCGCTCGCTTACATGGATGGGCCGGTGCCGCTCGCAGCGCCCGCGGGCCACGGCGCGCGACGGGCGCTGCTCTCCGCCCGCACGCTCGCCAAGCTTGTCCAGATCGCGAATATCGACCCGGATGCGGCTGTGCTCGATATCGGTGCGGGCACGGGGTATGGGGCGGCGTTGCTTGGCCGTCTCGCGGGGCGCGTGGTCGCGCTCGACAGCGACGCAAGCCTTCTCGGTGTGGCGCGCAGGGTTCTTCCCGAGCTCGGTGCGGACGACGTGACGGTGGTCGAAGGCGAACTCGCGCAAGGCTGGTCACCCGAGAGCCCGTACGATGCCATCGTCATCGAGGGGGCTGTCGAGGAAATCAGGCCGGATTTGCTCGATCAGCTCAAGGATGGGGGGCGGCTTGTGGCTATCGTCGGTGCCCCTGCGGCCGGGCGGGCGACGCTCTGGCGCCGCAATGGCAACACATTCGGGCAGGCGAGCATCTTCGACGCTACGGCCGATATCCTGCCGAGTTTCGAAAAAGCGCGGACCTTCGCATTTTGA
- a CDS encoding TolC family outer membrane protein, whose protein sequence is MIYLRRICRLAVGAAGAVAGVAVLGAPSALKAETLNEALAAAYQYNPQLDAERARLRATDEEVTRARSGFRPVITGNADINYDWQKNRTSTTTTEDTLKPGGYSVNAVQPLFSGFRTINAVNEQEANVRAGREVLRSVEQNVLLQAVTAFMDVVRDQAIVRLRENNVNVLTRELRATEDRFAVGEVTRTDVAQAQARRAGAVSNLDLAKANLKTSRAAYERVVGHAPQNLIEPKGYERFLPRSLEEAVNVGTHENPAVVNALYLEQASKFAVDRIRGELLPSVQLEASYSDRFETTQSINESEGVTVTGRLTVPIYEGGEVYARVRQQKHIHVSRLQEIEQARSESEEQVVAAWSQLLAARAQIQSDQSQVEANTTALTGVREEERVGQRTLLDVLNAEVELLNSQVQLVSTRRNLVVASYAVLAAVGRLDSVNLGFTSVSYDPEANYQEVRRKPWGTSITHSDGRIEEVPAESDYSGSAK, encoded by the coding sequence TTGATCTATCTCAGAAGGATTTGCCGGCTTGCGGTTGGTGCTGCTGGAGCGGTGGCCGGTGTCGCCGTTCTCGGTGCGCCTTCCGCGCTCAAGGCAGAGACGCTGAACGAAGCGCTTGCGGCCGCTTACCAGTACAACCCGCAGCTCGACGCAGAACGTGCGCGCCTCAGGGCAACCGATGAGGAGGTGACGCGCGCCCGCTCCGGATTCCGGCCTGTGATCACCGGCAATGCGGACATCAATTACGATTGGCAGAAGAACCGTACCAGCACCACGACGACCGAGGACACGCTCAAGCCGGGCGGCTACTCGGTCAATGCCGTGCAACCTCTTTTCAGCGGCTTTCGCACCATCAATGCAGTGAACGAGCAGGAGGCCAACGTCCGCGCCGGGCGTGAGGTGCTGCGCTCGGTCGAGCAGAATGTGCTCCTGCAGGCGGTCACCGCGTTCATGGACGTGGTGCGCGATCAGGCGATCGTTCGGCTGCGTGAGAATAACGTCAACGTGCTGACGCGCGAACTGCGCGCGACCGAGGATCGCTTCGCCGTCGGCGAAGTGACGCGCACGGACGTGGCACAGGCGCAGGCGCGCCGGGCCGGTGCGGTGTCGAATCTCGACCTTGCCAAAGCCAATCTCAAAACCAGCCGCGCAGCCTACGAGCGCGTGGTCGGACACGCGCCGCAGAACCTTATCGAGCCGAAGGGCTATGAGCGCTTCCTTCCTCGCTCGCTGGAAGAGGCGGTCAACGTCGGCACGCACGAGAACCCGGCGGTGGTCAACGCTCTCTATCTCGAGCAGGCCTCCAAGTTTGCCGTTGATCGGATCCGCGGCGAGTTGTTGCCGAGCGTTCAGCTCGAAGCTTCCTATTCCGATCGCTTCGAGACGACCCAGTCCATCAACGAGTCCGAAGGCGTGACCGTAACCGGCCGTCTGACCGTGCCGATCTATGAGGGCGGCGAGGTCTACGCGCGCGTTCGCCAGCAAAAGCATATTCACGTCAGCCGTTTGCAGGAAATCGAGCAAGCGCGCAGCGAGTCCGAGGAGCAGGTTGTTGCGGCTTGGTCGCAGCTTCTGGCGGCTCGGGCCCAGATCCAGTCCGATCAATCGCAGGTGGAAGCCAATACGACGGCGCTAACGGGCGTGCGCGAGGAAGAGCGGGTTGGACAGCGCACGCTGCTCGATGTGCTCAACGCTGAGGTCGAGCTTTTGAACTCTCAGGTTCAGCTCGTGTCGACGCGGCGCAATCTCGTGGTGGCGAGCTATGCGGTGTTGGCTGCCGTTGGCCGCCTGGATTCTGTGAATCTCGGCTTCACGTCAGTTTCTTACGATCCTGAAGCAAATTATCAGGAGGTTCGGCGTAAGCCTTGGGGCACTTCGATAACCCACTCTGACGGGCGTATCGAAGAGGTGCCGGCCGAGTCGGATTACTCCGGAAGCGCGAAATAA
- a CDS encoding DUF2497 domain-containing protein, which yields MTEKNGQPSMEEILASIRRIIAEEPTTHPHNGEFRGTPIVLKGDGALEDASEFDLPSIFRSSPPSTNERQIPLLGRLTDAIRHATSSVQPEAAVNGEAHAAEASASSGSGTPSPSAGLSTLKSVRPDLHTAAAPSEPGRPAGSAPANGASVANTPSQPASQQSGPFPAAASGGLEPHRVMAPFKDTHFLRMSGPTVEPSPQPTAAPAPVPAAPPVQYAAPDFSGIISEVPEQHAPVFTPPPAAVPQEPIAMPPPPPLPPVAAAHPQPAPVAAPPAPTGEPTGTIEDATADLLRPMLRQWLADNMPRMVEKALHIEMAESIKAPRKP from the coding sequence ATGACAGAGAAAAACGGCCAGCCGAGCATGGAGGAAATTCTCGCATCGATCCGCAGGATCATTGCCGAGGAGCCTACAACTCACCCGCATAACGGCGAATTTCGCGGTACGCCGATCGTGCTCAAGGGCGATGGCGCGCTGGAGGATGCCAGCGAGTTCGACCTTCCGTCGATTTTCCGTTCCTCTCCGCCGTCTACAAACGAGCGACAGATACCGCTGCTTGGCCGTCTCACCGATGCGATCCGCCACGCCACGTCTTCCGTCCAGCCCGAGGCTGCCGTCAACGGCGAGGCGCATGCGGCAGAGGCGTCGGCGTCGTCAGGTTCCGGGACGCCGTCTCCGTCAGCAGGGCTCAGCACTTTGAAGTCCGTCCGCCCCGACTTGCACACCGCGGCGGCCCCCTCCGAACCCGGCCGCCCCGCTGGCAGTGCGCCTGCGAATGGCGCTTCCGTCGCCAACACTCCGTCGCAGCCTGCAAGTCAGCAAAGCGGTCCATTCCCCGCGGCGGCGTCCGGTGGCCTGGAGCCGCATCGTGTCATGGCGCCTTTCAAGGACACGCATTTCTTGCGCATGTCGGGTCCAACGGTGGAGCCGTCGCCGCAGCCAACGGCAGCTCCTGCTCCTGTGCCCGCGGCGCCGCCCGTTCAGTATGCGGCGCCGGATTTCAGCGGGATCATCTCCGAGGTGCCGGAGCAGCACGCTCCCGTCTTCACGCCGCCGCCGGCTGCGGTGCCTCAAGAGCCGATCGCGATGCCACCGCCTCCGCCGCTGCCTCCGGTTGCTGCGGCGCACCCGCAACCTGCCCCCGTCGCCGCTCCGCCAGCGCCCACAGGCGAGCCGACGGGCACCATCGAGGATGCGACCGCCGATCTGCTCCGGCCGATGTTGCGCCAGTGGCTCGCCGATAACATGCCGCGCATGGTCGAAAAGGCGCTTCACATCGAGATGGCCGAGAGCATCAAGGCGCCCCGCAAGCCTTAA
- a CDS encoding DUF2497 domain-containing protein — protein MNKPDKAGEPSMEEILASIRQIIADEPAAEPPETSIEANPLVPQSQAAPKVEAPQPLSDRLSNVLKSGPLPPTSPFGSKRPFSFDQDLADMFDEGDAVNGGAGGAPKPDLRVPTGLSHPMSRKSFVPSPPPREEVAKPFTDGAAALPPQLAPSETAVPPPPFGSTERPAAPSPAAGPAPAPSYGFPPLRKTSFSPPQSSAPSAPAPGVRANQPPAGGVINGANMTASPSPGAGATPASLEEALRAARASTAAQPAPEPKPTPAANAGPVLGTAPTDTFAAGNSSAEPAPSSQAPADTSRPASPFAAFAPSTAAPFSPAPTAQATPERPEVTAPASSPAFGSSRPFGAPQAPVDEPAVRPQPTYQPASKPAEPRPFAGPITGIPPESPGYSSQSRFTGGADPTSSAAAHQALDALALGLAASAAVTSASVSPEAHSPAIPLTPIVEPEPAPERAPTPSTLPATVPSYGTNAPPRTLEDAVADMLRPMLQQWVAENMPRIIERALRTEVANTIKPGQKPPGT, from the coding sequence ATGAACAAACCGGATAAAGCCGGCGAGCCGAGCATGGAGGAGATCCTGGCGTCGATCCGCCAGATCATCGCCGACGAGCCGGCGGCCGAGCCGCCCGAGACCTCCATCGAAGCCAATCCTCTGGTGCCGCAGTCTCAGGCCGCGCCAAAGGTAGAAGCACCGCAGCCGCTTTCGGACCGGTTGAGCAACGTGCTGAAGTCGGGGCCGTTGCCGCCGACCAGTCCGTTCGGCTCGAAGCGCCCGTTCTCGTTCGATCAAGACCTCGCCGATATGTTCGACGAGGGCGACGCGGTCAACGGTGGTGCGGGCGGCGCGCCGAAGCCGGATCTGCGCGTTCCGACCGGGCTTTCGCATCCCATGTCGCGCAAGTCGTTCGTCCCGTCGCCTCCGCCGCGGGAGGAAGTGGCAAAGCCTTTCACGGATGGTGCCGCCGCGTTGCCCCCGCAGCTTGCTCCTTCCGAGACGGCAGTTCCTCCGCCGCCCTTTGGCAGCACCGAGCGACCTGCCGCGCCATCGCCTGCGGCCGGGCCTGCACCGGCTCCCTCCTATGGCTTTCCTCCGTTGCGCAAGACTAGCTTTTCCCCGCCGCAGTCGTCGGCTCCGTCCGCGCCTGCGCCAGGCGTGCGGGCCAACCAGCCGCCGGCTGGCGGGGTCATCAACGGCGCCAACATGACTGCATCACCTTCGCCGGGTGCGGGGGCGACACCGGCGAGCCTCGAAGAAGCGCTGCGCGCAGCCCGTGCATCGACTGCGGCGCAGCCGGCTCCAGAGCCTAAGCCAACACCCGCTGCCAACGCGGGGCCGGTTTTGGGCACGGCACCCACGGATACGTTCGCCGCCGGCAACAGTAGCGCGGAGCCTGCGCCGTCGTCTCAGGCGCCTGCCGATACGAGCCGTCCGGCCTCGCCTTTCGCGGCGTTTGCGCCGTCGACCGCGGCACCGTTTTCTCCCGCGCCCACGGCGCAAGCCACGCCCGAGCGTCCGGAGGTCACAGCGCCCGCGTCGTCGCCCGCTTTCGGATCGTCGCGGCCCTTCGGCGCCCCGCAGGCGCCGGTTGATGAGCCCGCCGTGAGGCCGCAGCCCACGTACCAGCCCGCGAGCAAGCCTGCGGAGCCGCGGCCGTTCGCCGGGCCGATCACGGGGATTCCGCCCGAGTCACCGGGTTATTCATCGCAATCTCGCTTCACAGGGGGTGCCGATCCCACGAGCAGCGCTGCCGCGCACCAGGCACTCGATGCGCTGGCGCTTGGGCTTGCCGCGTCTGCCGCTGTAACGTCGGCGTCCGTATCGCCGGAGGCTCACTCACCGGCCATTCCATTGACGCCCATCGTCGAGCCTGAGCCTGCACCCGAGCGCGCGCCCACACCTTCGACGCTGCCCGCGACTGTGCCGTCCTACGGTACAAACGCGCCACCGCGTACGCTCGAGGATGCGGTTGCCGACATGTTGCGGCCGATGCTGCAGCAGTGGGTTGCGGAAAACATGCCGCGCATTATCGAGCGCGCGCTTCGGACCGAGGTCGCGAACACGATAAAGCCGGGCCAGAAGCCGCCGGGCACCTGA
- a CDS encoding valine--tRNA ligase — MLDKTYQPAEIEPRITKAWNEAEAFRAGRADRAGAEPYSIVIPPPNVTGSLHMGHALNNTLQDVLVRFERMRGRDVLWQPGTDHAGIATQMVVERQLMERQEPDRRTMGRDAFVKRVWDWKEESGSTIVNQLRRLGASCDWSRERFTMDEGLSRAVVRVFVELHRKGLIYKDKRLVNWDPKFQTAISDLEVVQVEKKGSFAWVDGDPEKPFDADALAKVLKKDPSGHMYHFRYPLAKKVPGYDADYIIVATTRPETMLGDTGIAVHPEDERYAALIKAGAKVRLPLVGREIPIVADEYSDPEKGTGAVKITPAHDFNDFEVGRRHDLAKINVLDAFGRIVDDEEVPAAYRGLDRFEARKRVVADLAAQGLLAKIEPTTHTVPHGDRSNDVIEPWLTDQWYVNAGELAKPAIAAVEGGKTTFVPKNWEKTYFEWMRNIQPWCISRQLWWGHQIPAWYGPDGHVFVAYDETEAQAAAEKHYAGSNAPVTLTRDEDVLDTWFSSALWPFSTLGWPDETPELKLYYPTSVLVTGFDIIFFWVARMMMMGLHFMKEVPFHDVYIHALVRDERGQKMSKSKGNVIDPLALIDTYGADALRFTLAAMAAQGRDIKLAPARVEGYRNFATKLWNAARFGEMNECVRQFDFDPSAVTHTLNRWIVGETERAANAVTAGLEGYRFNEAAGAIYEFVWGVYCDWYLELIKPILAGDDETAKVETRACAAWVLDQCLKLLHPFMPFITEELWAHMVEHGERRLTLLCLSEWPKLKGLASPTADEEIGWVVKLVSEVRSVRTEMNVPAGARIPLVLTGANEATVARAKRHEETIRRLARLDSIAFADTAPKGAALLVIDEATAALPLEGVIDMEAERRRLQKEIEKAESDRTKAVNWLSNEANVARSPEHVVELNRERVAEGTDRIARLQAALKRIEG; from the coding sequence ATGCTCGACAAGACCTACCAGCCCGCAGAGATCGAGCCGCGTATTACAAAGGCATGGAATGAGGCGGAGGCGTTCCGCGCCGGGCGCGCGGATCGCGCCGGCGCCGAGCCTTATTCCATCGTCATTCCGCCGCCGAACGTGACCGGCTCGCTGCACATGGGGCACGCGCTGAACAATACGCTGCAGGACGTGCTGGTGCGCTTCGAGCGCATGCGGGGGCGCGACGTTCTCTGGCAGCCGGGTACGGATCACGCTGGTATTGCGACGCAGATGGTCGTCGAGCGCCAGCTCATGGAGCGGCAAGAGCCTGATCGGCGCACAATGGGACGCGACGCGTTCGTCAAGCGCGTGTGGGATTGGAAGGAGGAAAGCGGGTCGACGATCGTCAATCAGCTCCGCCGGCTCGGGGCCTCGTGCGACTGGAGCCGCGAGCGCTTCACGATGGACGAGGGGCTTTCGCGTGCGGTCGTGCGCGTGTTCGTCGAACTCCACCGCAAGGGGCTCATCTACAAGGACAAGCGGCTCGTCAACTGGGACCCGAAGTTCCAGACCGCGATCTCGGATCTCGAGGTCGTGCAGGTGGAAAAGAAGGGATCGTTCGCTTGGGTCGACGGAGATCCTGAGAAGCCGTTCGATGCGGATGCGCTGGCGAAGGTTCTGAAGAAGGACCCGTCGGGGCACATGTATCACTTCCGCTATCCGCTGGCGAAGAAGGTGCCGGGGTACGACGCGGACTACATCATCGTGGCGACGACGCGGCCGGAGACGATGCTCGGCGACACGGGCATCGCCGTGCACCCGGAGGACGAACGCTACGCGGCGCTGATCAAGGCGGGCGCGAAGGTGCGCTTGCCGTTGGTCGGGCGCGAGATTCCGATCGTTGCCGACGAGTATTCCGATCCCGAAAAGGGCACGGGCGCGGTGAAGATCACGCCGGCGCACGACTTCAACGACTTCGAGGTCGGCCGCCGGCACGACCTCGCGAAGATCAACGTGCTGGATGCGTTCGGCCGCATCGTGGACGACGAGGAGGTGCCGGCAGCGTATCGCGGGCTCGATCGTTTCGAGGCGAGGAAGCGCGTCGTTGCGGACCTCGCGGCGCAGGGGCTGCTCGCCAAGATCGAGCCCACCACACACACGGTTCCGCACGGTGACCGCTCGAACGACGTCATCGAGCCCTGGCTGACCGACCAGTGGTACGTCAACGCGGGAGAGCTTGCGAAGCCCGCCATTGCCGCCGTCGAGGGTGGCAAGACGACGTTTGTTCCCAAGAACTGGGAGAAGACCTACTTCGAGTGGATGCGTAACATCCAGCCGTGGTGCATCTCACGCCAGCTGTGGTGGGGGCATCAGATCCCGGCTTGGTATGGACCCGACGGGCACGTGTTCGTTGCCTACGATGAAACCGAAGCGCAGGCAGCGGCGGAAAAGCATTACGCGGGCTCGAATGCGCCGGTCACGCTCACGCGCGACGAGGACGTGCTCGACACGTGGTTCTCTTCGGCGTTGTGGCCGTTCTCGACGCTCGGCTGGCCGGATGAGACGCCGGAGCTCAAGCTCTACTACCCGACGAGCGTGCTCGTTACCGGCTTCGACATCATCTTCTTCTGGGTCGCCCGCATGATGATGATGGGACTGCACTTCATGAAGGAGGTGCCGTTCCACGATGTCTACATCCACGCCCTCGTGCGCGACGAGCGCGGGCAGAAGATGTCGAAGTCAAAGGGCAACGTCATCGATCCCCTGGCGCTCATCGACACCTACGGAGCGGACGCGTTGCGCTTCACGCTGGCCGCGATGGCCGCGCAGGGGCGCGACATCAAGCTCGCGCCGGCCCGCGTCGAGGGCTACCGCAACTTCGCGACCAAGCTATGGAACGCGGCGCGCTTCGGCGAGATGAACGAGTGCGTTCGCCAGTTCGATTTTGATCCTTCGGCGGTGACGCATACGCTCAACCGCTGGATCGTGGGCGAAACCGAGCGCGCGGCCAATGCGGTGACAGCGGGGCTCGAAGGCTATCGCTTCAACGAGGCGGCGGGCGCCATCTACGAGTTCGTCTGGGGCGTCTACTGCGACTGGTATCTCGAGCTGATCAAGCCGATCCTCGCCGGTGACGACGAGACGGCCAAGGTCGAGACGCGCGCCTGCGCGGCGTGGGTGCTCGACCAGTGCCTCAAGCTGTTGCACCCGTTCATGCCCTTCATCACGGAGGAGCTGTGGGCGCATATGGTGGAGCACGGCGAACGGCGTCTGACGCTGCTCTGTCTGTCCGAATGGCCGAAGCTGAAGGGGCTCGCGAGCCCGACGGCGGACGAGGAGATCGGCTGGGTCGTGAAGCTCGTCTCGGAGGTGCGCTCAGTGCGGACCGAAATGAACGTACCGGCGGGCGCGCGAATTCCGCTCGTGCTGACGGGCGCCAACGAGGCGACGGTGGCACGTGCCAAACGCCACGAGGAGACCATCCGGCGGCTCGCTCGGCTCGATTCCATCGCGTTTGCCGATACGGCACCCAAGGGCGCGGCGCTGCTCGTGATCGACGAGGCGACAGCGGCGCTGCCGCTCGAGGGCGTGATCGACATGGAAGCTGAGCGGCGGCGTCTCCAGAAGGAGATCGAGAAGGCCGAGAGTGACCGCACGAAGGCGGTCAATTGGCTTTCGAACGAAGCCAACGTCGCGCGTTCGCCCGAGCACGTGGTGGAACTCAATCGCGAGCGTGTCGCGGAGGGCACCGATCGCATCGCGCGGCTTCAAGCGGCGCTCAAGCGCATCGAGGGATAG
- a CDS encoding DUF2939 domain-containing protein, which produces MRKYLISLAGALVLATGYVAYPLITVWHIREAVRTGNTAYIDAKIEWPTVRETLRSSLTEYALGPTPVVASGAHPPKPGLWQRIKAGISRRAVDNIVESYVTPEGLPRLFGAREFHRENISGEAAALRAQPWHERARGFWSRVKRAEFHSPTTFEIEMADKNDPARHYVGLLRLRGLEWKLAELRVRSVQTAPA; this is translated from the coding sequence ATGAGGAAGTATCTGATCTCTTTGGCTGGCGCCCTGGTGCTGGCGACTGGCTATGTCGCCTACCCGCTGATAACGGTCTGGCACATCCGCGAAGCCGTTCGCACCGGCAACACCGCCTACATCGATGCCAAGATCGAATGGCCGACCGTGCGCGAGACGCTGCGGAGCTCACTGACCGAGTATGCCCTCGGCCCCACCCCTGTGGTGGCATCGGGTGCTCACCCGCCGAAACCCGGCCTCTGGCAGCGGATCAAGGCCGGCATCAGCCGCCGCGCCGTCGACAACATCGTCGAGAGCTATGTCACGCCGGAGGGACTGCCGCGGCTGTTCGGCGCCCGCGAATTTCATCGCGAGAACATCTCGGGCGAAGCCGCGGCACTCAGAGCCCAGCCCTGGCACGAGCGCGCGAGAGGCTTCTGGTCGCGCGTGAAGCGTGCCGAGTTCCACTCCCCGACTACCTTCGAGATCGAGATGGCCGACAAGAACGACCCGGCGCGCCACTACGTCGGTCTGTTGCGGCTGCGCGGTCTCGAATGGAAGCTCGCCGAGCTGCGCGTGCGCTCTGTGCAAACTGCGCCCGCATAG